In Candidatus Hydrogenedentota bacterium, the genomic window GACCAGGCCCAGGAAGCGCTCCGGATTTACTCTTTTTGAACTCCTCGTGGTCTTGTCGGTCATGTCCGTGGTTTCGACCATCGGTGTGACCGCCTACAGTCGGGTTACCGGCGTATGGCGCGTGAGCGCCCTGCGCATGGAGATGGCCTCCAACGCCGAGTACATCTTTGAGACCATCCGCCGCGACATCGAGAATGTCCCCTCGTCGCTCCGCACCGGCCAGTCCATCCGCGGGACGGACGTACTGAATGAAGAAGTCAATTATCGCCGGGTGCCGCTGGACAACGACACCTTGGTGCTCCCCGTCCTGCAATTGGGCAGCACCGGCCTTTCCGAGCGGATTGCGGTGAAGTATCACATCCAGCGGAACGGCACCGACCACATTCTCGCCCGGACCGTGGGTCCGATGAGCGCCGGCGACCCGAATGGTTCCAGCCTGATGGTGAGCGATGCGGATCGGGCCAATGTGCTCTCCATGGATGTTCAGTACCTGAGCGCGGGCGTCTGGCAGCCTGTGTGGACCGGGCCGACCCATCCCGAAGCTATCCGCGTGTCGCTGACCCTGGCGGGCAAGGGACAGCGCGAAGTGGAGCAGATTACCCGAAGCGCAGTGTTCCCGATCCGGGTGAAGTGAGGCCGACCATGCGGACAACGACGACGACTCCCATCCAGAAATCGCGCAACGAGCGCGGTGCCGCGCTGATTTTTGCCCTGTCCATGCTGGCCATTTTCGCCTTCATGGGCGTGGCGTACGTGAAGTATATGAGCCTGAATCTGGTCGAGTCCGATCTGGACTTGCGCAAGGCCCGGGCGCGCCAGTTGGCCGTGTCGGGCATCCAGATCGCGGCCTCCGGACTGCGCCAGGAAGTGCTGGACGCCAACTATGAGAAACTGCGGGGTGTCCCGGTCTCTTTTGACCTTGCCACCTACAATTCGGTCAGCGACGGCGATGCGGGTATTGTGGCCGAGCCCATGAACGTGACTCGGGTAGCCCGTACGACGGTGACGGTGTTCGAAGAGGGGGGGCGGGTCAATCTGAACCACGCTCCGGCAAGCGCCCTGCAGAAGCTGCTGGGGGTGGACGGCGACACGGCGCGGAATATTGCCGCGAGCGTCCGCGGCGGACAGGGTTCCGACACGCAGTGGTTTCTCACGACGGACGAGTTGTTTTCTCGGGGTCTGCTGACCAAAGCCCAGTACGATCTGATCGTGCCCGAATTGCTTACGACGACCTCGGTGGTCGATCACGCCAACCCGGCTGGTCACTTTAACGTGAACGGCGCGGAGGCGTCGTCCCTGGCCGCCATGCTCAATATCACGACGGAGCAGGCGCAGCAGGTCAAGGCCAAGGGACCCTTCGCCTCCATCGAAGCGCTCGGTCAGGCGGTCTCCGCCGTGACGGGCGCTCCGGCGGAATCGATCATGGCCGACACCGCACTGGGCTTGAAATCCCGTTGTTTCCGCGTAGTTAGCGAAGGGTTCTATGCCAAGGCATTGGATTCCGAACGTTATGAGGCGGCGGCGACGGAAGACGAGAAGAATCGGCTGCTCACGAATCGCACCACCAGCACCGTGGAAGCCGTACTCCAGTTCAACGATGATGGGACCTACGAGGTCATCTATTGGAACGCAAGCCCCGAAGACACCGCCCAGGTGGCTGGCGATTCCGAAACCGCGCCCGAGCGTGGCGGGGCCGCTCCGGAAGCGGAAGCCCCTGCGAACGGGGCCGGAAGCGTATCGTCATAACCTGTAACACGATTTGTGCGGACTGCCTTTCGGGCAGTTTTCGCCGATAGGAACCAAGGGAGGAAGCCTTCTGATGGCCGACGAAGCCGAAAACAGGGAAGAGACCACCGGAGCCGCGGACGACGCGGCGGCTGCAAAGAAGAAGCCGGTTGCCAAAAAAGCGCCCGCCAAGAAGGCGCCAGCGGCGAAACCGGTCGTGAAGGCGGAAGCGCCGAGGAAAGTCGCCTTGAAGAAACTCGATGTAAAGAGTCTCGCGGACGAGTTGAAAGCCCCGTCAGCGGCTGAAGCGCCGGCGGTCGAAGCCCCCGCCGCCAAGAATGCGCCGACGGCCGCAGCCGCAGCCGCACCGCGCCCTGTTGGCGTGGTGAAGGCCGTACCGGTGAAGCCCGCCGCAAAAGCACCCGCCGCGAAGGATAACAAGCGAAGCCTCGCCGATTTCATGGGACCCGCCGCCCACGCCGTGACGACCGGCTACATCTCCGAGCGCCGGGTGATCGACTTCCTGCGCCAGCTCATCATGTTGCTCCGCGCCGGCACGCCCATCCTGCGTTCGCTCCAGACCCTGTCCAAGCGCACCTCCAGCGCGGGCACCCGGGCCTTGATTTCCGATATCACCCAGTACGTGGAAGCGGGCAACCCCCTGTGGCAGGCCTTCGACCGTCACAATAAGTACTTCGACCGCGTTTTCGTGAACCTGATCAAGGCCAGCGAGGCGAGCGGTACCTTGGTGACCGTGCTTGGCCGCGTGGTGACGTATCGTTCCGAGCAGGCCATGATGCGCAAGCGCGTGCGCGGCGCCATGATCTATCCCGTGGTGCTCGTCATCGCGTGCGTCGGCGTCATGCTGCTGCTGACCAAGTTTGTAATTCCCGAATTCAAGGACATCTTCGAGAAGGCGGATATCCCCACCCCGCCGCTCACCCAGGGTATTTTCCGGGTGAGCGATTTCGTGGGCAACTATTGGTGGACACCCTTCCCCGTCATCCTGTTCCTTTTTGTCGCCTACAAGCTGGGCGTGAACAATTCCC contains:
- a CDS encoding prepilin-type N-terminal cleavage/methylation domain-containing protein, with the protein product MTRPRKRSGFTLFELLVVLSVMSVVSTIGVTAYSRVTGVWRVSALRMEMASNAEYIFETIRRDIENVPSSLRTGQSIRGTDVLNEEVNYRRVPLDNDTLVLPVLQLGSTGLSERIAVKYHIQRNGTDHILARTVGPMSAGDPNGSSLMVSDADRANVLSMDVQYLSAGVWQPVWTGPTHPEAIRVSLTLAGKGQREVEQITRSAVFPIRVK
- a CDS encoding type II secretion system F family protein, coding for MADEAENREETTGAADDAAAAKKKPVAKKAPAKKAPAAKPVVKAEAPRKVALKKLDVKSLADELKAPSAAEAPAVEAPAAKNAPTAAAAAAPRPVGVVKAVPVKPAAKAPAAKDNKRSLADFMGPAAHAVTTGYISERRVIDFLRQLIMLLRAGTPILRSLQTLSKRTSSAGTRALISDITQYVEAGNPLWQAFDRHNKYFDRVFVNLIKASEASGTLVTVLGRVVTYRSEQAMMRKRVRGAMIYPVVLVIACVGVMLLLTKFVIPEFKDIFEKADIPTPPLTQGIFRVSDFVGNYWWTPFPVILFLFVAYKLGVNNSPLMRYYADAIKIRIPIVGSIIKKSALVELTRTLALLIRSGVPMMATLELTRSAITNRRIADCLQGVRDSIERGGGMEGPLRKSAPAIPHVMTDMIVTGEESGKVDEVCEQIADIYEEEVEIETRSLGEALQPLFTVIVGIGVMILFVSLFLPLITSLDQLAGSGV